DNA from Homo sapiens chromosome 1, GRCh38.p14 Primary Assembly:
TACCTGGCCTCAGTGGTACCTTCTGGTTCTCAGATCTCCCCTGCCCTCAGGAAGGTGTCTCTGGAGGGGAACCCACTGCCGGAGCAGTCCTATCACAAGCTCATGGCCTTGGACAGCACGTGAGACTCCCTGCCCTCACCCCCTTTCTCTGGGCCTGTCTCGAAATTCCAAGCCATTTTTAGTCCCCGCCCTTCCTTGTCCCCCTACCATCTCGGCAAGGGCCCTCGATTTCTGCCCCTACATCCTCAGACCAGACCGCCCCCTCAAGCGCTCAAGTCTCCCATATTCCGGCGGACGCCCTGTACCTTTTCCAGCGACCCACATTCTCCCTCCGGCTGCCCCAGGATTGCGCACTTGTCTCTGCGGAACAATAACATCGACGACCGCGGGGCGCAACTCCTGGGCCAGGCGCTGTCCACGCTGCACAGCTGCAACCGGACCCTCGTCTCGCTCAACCTGGGTTTCAACCACATCGGTGACGAGGGCGCAGGCTACATCGCGGACGTGAGTGCACGGCGgggagggacctgctgggagCAGGGGCGGCTTGGGCGGCTCACGCGTCCCTGCCCGCCTCTTAGGGCCTCCGGCTGAACCGTTCCCTGCTCTGGCTGTCCCTGGCCCACAACCGCATCCAGGACAAGGGCGCCCTGAagctggctgaggtgggtgtGCCGATCAGGTGGGGCAGGGGCGTGGGCGGGCCGAGGGAGCCGACCCTGACTACCCAGGCGTCCGACCGCTGAGCGCCCGCCTCCTTCAGGTCCTGCGCGCCTTCGAGCTGACACACACCGAAGTGGTGGAGCGCCGACGCCTCCTGCTGGAAAAAGGGACACAGGAGCGCTCGCGATCGGTGAGGAGCTACCAGGCCCCAGGACCAGCCGAGAGCCCCTCTGACCCTCGAGCCCACTCCCCAAGTCCGCTGCTTTTCAGCAAACTGGCCATCCAGTTTAATCTCCACCCTCTGTCCTGACTGTCTTTCCCTCCGATTTCTGCACAGACTTTTGCCAAGCCCCTGCTGGGGGGGCTCTAATTGCAGAACCACACTATGGGCAGTAGAGTGTACTGGTTCAGAGATAGGACACTAGATTGAGACCACCTGGACCTGAAATCCGGCTCATCCATATCCCAGCTTGTAACCTTGGGCATGTTACTAAacaacttcttcttcttctttcttttttctttcttctttctttctcttcttcttcctcttcttcttcttcttcttcttcttcttcttcttcttcttcttcctcttattcctcctcctcctcttcttcttcctcttcctcctcctcttcttctccttcttctcttcttcctcttcctcctcctcctcttcttcctcctcctcctcctcttcctcttcctcttcttcttcttcttcctttcttctttcttcttcttactttttttttttttttttttttttgggagatggagtctggctctgttacctgggctggagagcagtggtgtgatctcggttcactgcagtctctgcctcctgggttcaagcgatttttctgcctcagcctcctgagtagctgagatttcaggtatgtgccaccatgcccagctaatttttgtattttttagtaagatggggtttcgctatgttgaccaggctggtctcgaactcctggtctcaaatgatccgcccacctcggcctcctaaagtattgggattacaggcgtgagccactgcacctggcctgtgttacttaacttctccttgccttagtttcctcatctgtaagtggGGATAGTTGTACCTATTTCATGACTGTCGAGAGGATTTAAAGACTCAATTCCTGCAATGCAGTTAAAATAGCACCTGGCACTTAGCTCAATAAAAGCTGttattttttccccctcaatATAAGTCTGAGACCCTGCCTCACCCTTCATCTCACCCCACCCAGGTCCCTCTGCTATTTCTTCCCGAAAGCATCTCACCCCAGAGGAGTcctatacaaattattttagcatttaggcagggaggtgggtgggagggtgCTGTCAGCTCGACTGCTCCCCAAGTATGGGTATAGCTACCTTTCATGCCCCCATTGAGGAAGGGGCTCTGGCTTCTTCCCCCCTTCCCTCCCATTTGTGAGCACAGCCCTCCTCCTCTCGACACGGGGACTCCAAAACGGACCGTGAGAAGAGTCAGATGGTAGGGATCAGCAATAGTGCATTGGTGGACAAGACAGACAAGACGCAGACAATGAAAACCCCTAAGGGCCTGggcaagaaaaaggagaaatcatGGGTAGGTGTGCAATGGGACAGATCCTGGGTGCTGGACGGACAGGGGAGGGGGCTTCCATCATGTACAGAGGTGGTGGAGGGAAGAAGGCCACATGGGCCTTTGAAGTTCCCCCTAAGGCCCCGGGTCCTAACCTGGGCTCCTTCCCTCACCACTGCCCATCCCCTCCGGAGGTGGGACTTGCCCCTCTCTTCTCACATTCTCCACAGGAATTGGCCAAGAAAGAGGAGAAGTTGGGGTCTGGGCAGTCACCCACACAAGGAACCCCTAAGAAGGAAGATGCCACAAAGGCAGGCAAGGGGAGTAAGTGCGGGTGCCCCTGGGTGGCATCTTCCTGTGTGGAGGAGGGAAGAGTGCCGGGCCGGGTGCAGGAAGCTGTTCTGGGCCTGGGTGCGCCTGCCTGGAGCTCATCTCGCCATGCCCCTCTGGGCTTGATTTCCTTCTCACAGTGGGATGATGTGGAGAGCCGCATCCAGCCCAGACATCCTGACCCACTGCTGTCCTCATTCCCTTTGTTGGAGCTGGAGCTCTGTGGCCCTGTCTTCAAAGAACCCATACACCTAGCTGGGGCCCCCTccagccatttcttttttcttttcttttctttttctttctttctctttctttctttctttttctttctttctttcttttctttctttctttctctctctttttttttttttgatggattctcactctgttgcccaggctggagtgcagaggtgcaatcttggctcactgcaacctctgtctcctgggttcaagcagttctcctgccccagcttacccagtagctgggattacaggtgcgtgccaccacgcccagctaatttttgtatttttagtagagatggggcttcaccatgttggccaggctggttgcgaactcctgacctcaggagatcctcctgcttcggcctcccaaagtgctgggattacaggtgtgagctacagcgCCCAGCCCCCTCCAGCCATTTCTATTGCACCCAAACCCAAAGT
Protein-coding regions in this window:
- the LRRC71 gene encoding leucine-rich repeat-containing protein 71 isoform X13; translated protein: MFCSLEISPALRKVSLEGNPLPEQSYHKLMALDSTIAHLSLRNNNIDDRGAQLLGQALSTLHSCNRTLVSLNLGFNHIGDEGAGYIADGLRLNRSLLWLSLAHNRIQDKGALKLAEVLRAFELTHTEVVERRRLLLEKGTQERSRSPSSSRHGDSKTDREKSQMVGISNSALVDKTDKTQTMKTPKGLGKKKEKSWELAKKEEKLGSGQSPTQGTPKKEDATKAGKGKVTIPEQKPSRAKGIKIGSREKRSILLESEKNCFAPQCPAYAIIQELMLPRDPIKAKLREDEAMAFFP
- the LRRC71 gene encoding leucine-rich repeat-containing protein 71 isoform X8, translated to MFCSLEISPALRKVSLEGNPLPEQSYHKLMALDSTIAHLSLRNNNIDDRGAQLLGQALSTLHSCNRTLVSLNLGFNHIGDEGAGYIADGLRLNRSLLWLSLAHNRIQDKGALKLAEVLRAFELTHTEVVERRRLLLEKGTQERSRSPSSSRHGDSKTDREKSQMVGISNSALVDKTDKTQTMKTPKGLGKKKEKSWELAKKEEKLGSGQSPTQGTPKKEDATKAGKGKVTIPEQKPSRAKGIKIGSREKRSILLESEQLVVEATEVVNPLLEPVEHRDGKVFMPGNKVLLHLNLIRNRITEVGLEGFLATVQYQMQFSKAKSASKGPVGLLWLSLAKNCFAPQCPAYAIIQELMLPRDPIKAKLREDEAMAFFP
- the LRRC71 gene encoding leucine-rich repeat-containing protein 71 isoform X12; its protein translation is MFCSLEISPALRKVSLEGNPLPEQSYHKLMALDSTIAHLSLRNNNIDDRGAQLLGQALSTLHSCNRTLVSLNLGFNHIGDEGAGYIADGLRLNRSLLWLSLAHNRIQDKGALKLAEVLRAFELTHTEVVERRRLLLEKGTQERSRSPSSSRHGDSKTDREKSQMVGISNSALVDKTDKTQTMKTPKGLGKKKEKSWELAKKEEKLGSGQSPTQGTPKKEDATKAGKGKVTIPEQKPSRAKGIKIGSREKRSILLESEGTASQRWGWRASSPRCSIRCSSPRPRVHPRVQWGCCGCPWLKIASPHNVLRTP
- the LRRC71 gene encoding leucine-rich repeat-containing protein 71 isoform X10, with protein sequence MALDSTIAHLSLRNNNIDDRGAQLLGQALSTLHSCNRTLVSLNLGFNHIGDEGAGYIADGLRLNRSLLWLSLAHNRIQDKGALKLAEVLRAFELTHTEVVERRRLLLEKGTQERSRSPSSSRHGDSKTDREKSQMVGISNSALVDKTDKTQTMKTPKGLGKKKEKSWELAKKEEKLGSGQSPTQGTPKKEDATKAGKGKVTIPEQKPSRAKGIKIGSREKRSILLESEQLVVEATEVVNPLLEPVEHRDGKVFMPGNKVLLHLNLIRNRITEVGLEGFLATVQYQMQFSKAKSASKGPVGLLWLSLAKNCFAPQCPAYAIIQELMLPRDPIKAKLREDEAMAFFP